CAAGCGCTTCAACATCGGCAACCCGGGCTCGGGCCAGCGCGCGACGATGGACATGCTGCTGCCCGCGCTGGGGATGTCGACCGCCGACTTCTCGCTCGTTTCCGAACTCAAGCCGGACGAGCACAGCGCCGCCCTGTGCGACAACAAGATCGACGGCTTCGCCTATGTCGTCGGCCACCCTGCGGCCAACATCCAGGACCCGACCACGACCTGCGGCGCCAAGCTGGTGTCGGTCACCGGCGCCGGCATCGACAAGCTGGTCGCCGAACACCCCTATTTCGCCCACGTCAGCATCCCCGGCGGCCTGTACGCGAACAACCCGGACCCGACCCGCACGTTCGGCGTCGTGGCCAGCTTCGTGAGCTCGTCGAAAGTGCCCGCGGACACGGTCTATACCCTGGTCAAGGCGGTGTTCGAAAACTTCGAGGACTTCAAGAAGCTGCACCCGGCGTTCGCCAATCTCGACCCCAAGAACATGATCAAGGACGGGCTGTCCGCGCCGCTGCACGAGGGCGCGGTGAAGTACTACAAGGAAAAAGGCTGGATGTAATCCGCCGCCCGGCCCTCTTCGCGGGGCGCCGGACTTCCCTGCACAGACGGCGGCGGCCACCAGCCCCCGCCGTTTTCGTCTCCGTATTCCCCTGAAAGGCGCTGCCCATGACCCGCCCGGATGATCGGAAGCAAGACAGCTTCGAGCTCTCCGACGAGGAGCTGAAAAAAATCGTCGCCGAAGCCGATACCGGCGGACGCCGGCCCACCGGCCTCACCGCCCGCCTGCTGATGCTGACGGCGCTGGCGTGGTCGCTGTTCCAGCTCTGGATCGCATCGCCGCTGCCGTTCTCGCTCGGCGTCTTCGTGTTCAACGACACCGAGGCCCGCGCCATCCACCTCGCCTTCGCAGTGTTCCTGGCCTTCGCCGCCTATCCCGCGCTGAAGCGCTCGCCGCGCGACTACGTTCCACTCCAGGACTGGGCCCTGGCTGCGGCCGGCG
The window above is part of the Thauera aromatica K172 genome. Proteins encoded here:
- a CDS encoding TAXI family TRAP transporter solute-binding subunit, with the translated sequence MKKTTVLAAVLALSGTFGALPAHAQQKFITIGTGGVTGVYYAAGGAICRLINKDRAQHGLRCSVESTGGSVYNVNTIKGGELDFGVAQSDVQFNAIKGLAQFADGGPVADLRAVFSIHPEPLTILSRKEARITKFEDFKGKRFNIGNPGSGQRATMDMLLPALGMSTADFSLVSELKPDEHSAALCDNKIDGFAYVVGHPAANIQDPTTTCGAKLVSVTGAGIDKLVAEHPYFAHVSIPGGLYANNPDPTRTFGVVASFVSSSKVPADTVYTLVKAVFENFEDFKKLHPAFANLDPKNMIKDGLSAPLHEGAVKYYKEKGWM